The following are from one region of the Crocinitomicaceae bacterium genome:
- a CDS encoding CUB domain-containing protein produces the protein MRIKNWILAAVIIFTGVNFNYAQTYNMGNGTITACSGTFYDSGGSAGNYLSSEFYTQTICSGTPGNPVILTFTSFSIESGYDFLTIYDGPTTGSPIVGTYTGAASPGTITASGECLTLVFSSDFIIGYPGWAATISCSTPPPPPCGTPVTFNYTGGVQSYTVPAGVTSLTVVVEGAQGGGPGGLGATVTGTITVTPGQTLQIVVGGQGGCPAAGYGGGGSGQNSSIAGYQGCGGGGASYISAPPGGMANALIVAGGGGGDGGGDDYGEGGYGGCASGEAGTSPFGVGGGGATTSAGGAAGPPWTAGGGWGGAGTFGQGGVGGVDINYGYAPGGGGGGGYYGGGGGGSDNINMTTLIGGGGGGGGSSLVPSGGGCNPGSNTGNGSITIYIPTPNTMTSPSTAAICSGGTVNIPLTSTIPGSTFTWVATANGNVTGESTTVQTASTLNNTLTNTTSSVQTVTYTVTPSFGGCPGTPQTVTVTVNPIPTVTDPANQTLCANTATTAVTFTGTAGATFNWTNNTPSIGLAASGSGNIASFTAINAGTTR, from the coding sequence ATGAGAATAAAAAACTGGATACTAGCTGCAGTTATAATTTTTACAGGAGTTAACTTTAACTATGCTCAAACCTATAACATGGGTAATGGAACAATTACTGCGTGTTCAGGTACTTTTTATGATAGTGGTGGTTCAGCAGGAAATTATTTGAGCTCAGAATTCTATACTCAAACAATTTGCTCTGGTACCCCTGGTAATCCGGTCATATTGACTTTTACTTCTTTCAGCATTGAAAGTGGATATGATTTTTTAACTATTTATGATGGACCAACAACTGGTTCTCCTATCGTTGGAACCTACACTGGTGCTGCCAGTCCCGGAACAATTACGGCGAGTGGTGAGTGTTTAACCCTGGTTTTTTCCTCGGATTTTATAATAGGGTATCCAGGATGGGCAGCAACAATTTCTTGTTCCACGCCACCTCCTCCACCGTGTGGGACTCCCGTAACTTTTAATTACACGGGAGGTGTTCAAAGCTATACAGTTCCTGCCGGTGTAACTAGCCTTACAGTTGTGGTGGAGGGAGCACAAGGTGGTGGTCCTGGTGGATTGGGTGCAACTGTTACAGGAACAATTACTGTTACTCCAGGTCAGACTTTGCAAATTGTTGTTGGAGGTCAGGGTGGATGCCCTGCCGCAGGTTATGGAGGAGGAGGTTCAGGTCAAAATTCAAGCATTGCAGGATATCAAGGTTGCGGAGGAGGGGGAGCATCGTACATTTCCGCACCTCCGGGTGGAATGGCTAATGCGTTGATCGTCGCCGGCGGCGGCGGCGGAGACGGTGGCGGTGATGATTATGGTGAGGGGGGTTATGGAGGATGTGCTTCAGGTGAAGCGGGGACAAGTCCTTTTGGTGTTGGTGGTGGTGGTGCAACAACTTCTGCAGGCGGAGCTGCTGGTCCGCCTTGGACTGCAGGAGGTGGATGGGGAGGCGCTGGAACTTTTGGTCAAGGTGGAGTTGGTGGAGTTGATATTAATTATGGCTATGCCCCAGGCGGCGGCGGCGGCGGCGGATACTATGGCGGCGGCGGCGGCGGTAGTGATAATATCAATATGACTACTCTTATTGGCGGTGGCGGCGGCGGTGGCGGTTCAAGTTTGGTTCCTTCTGGCGGGGGTTGTAATCCTGGTTCTAACACGGGTAACGGCTCAATCACAATCTACATTCCTACGCCAAACACAATGACCAGTCCAAGCACCGCTGCTATTTGTAGTGGCGGAACTGTTAACATTCCTCTTACTAGCACTATTCCAGGTTCAACCTTCACTTGGGTTGCAACAGCAAATGGAAATGTTACTGGTGAAAGCACTACTGTTCAAACTGCTTCAACACTAAACAACACCCTCACTAATACAACTTCATCAGTGCAGACAGTTACTTACACGGTTACACCCAGTTTCGGTGGATGTCCTGGAACGCCACAAACTGTTACAGTTACGGTGAATCCAATACCAACAGTAACCGACCCAGCCAACCAGACACTCTGTGCGAACACGGCAACTACAGCAGTAACATTCACGGGTACAGCAGGAGCTACATTCAACTGGACAAACAATACACCTTCAATCGGTCTTGCAGCAAGTGGAAGTGGAAACATAGCATCATTTACAGCTATTAATGCAGGCACCACCCGGTAA
- a CDS encoding gliding motility-associated C-terminal domain-containing protein, producing the protein MITDPIMPTASNPAPVTVECIADVPAPDPTVVIDEADNNGVPTVAFVSDVSDGLTCPETITRTYSVTDNCANVITVTQTITVNDITNPTGTAPANITVQCIADVPAADVTLINDEADNCTANPDVQFVSDVSDGNTCPETITRTYSITDDCGNSINVTQTIVVDDTTNPTATAPANITVQCIADVPVSDPTLITDEADNCSVPTVAFVSDASDGNTCPETITRTYSITDACGNTITVTQTIVVDDTTNPTASNPSSITVPGGPAPAPDPTVVVDEADNCTLNPTVAFVSDVTDGNLCPETITRTYSVTDNCGNQITVTQLILITDPIMPTASNPAPVTVECIGDVPAADPTVVIDEADNNGVPTVAFVSDVSDGNTCPETITRTYSVTDACANVILVTQTITVNDITNPTGTAPANVTVQCIADVPVSDVTLITDEADNCTANPVVAFVSDVSDGNTCPETITRTYSITDDCGNTINVTQTIVVDDTTNPTATAPANITVQCIADVPAADPTLITDEADNCSVPTVAFVSDASDGNTCPETITRTYSITDACGNMITVTQTIVVDDTTNPTASNPASVTVPGGPVPAPDPTVVIDEADNCTLNPTVAFVSDVTDGNLCPETITRTYSVTDNCGNQITVTQTILITDPIMPTASNPAPVTVECIADVPAADPTVVIDEADNNGVPTVAFVSDVSDGLTCPETITRTYSVTDACANQIMVTQQIMVNDITNPTGTAPANITVQCIADVPAADVTLITDEADNCTANPDVQFVSDVSDGNTCPETITRTYSITDDCSNTINVTQTIVVDDTTNPTATAPANITVECIGDVPAADPTLITDEADNCTANPTVAFVSDVSDGNTCPETITRTYSITDDCGNTITVTQTIVVDDTTNPTASNPASITVPGGPAPAPDPTVVVDEADNCTLNPTVAFVSDVTDGNLCPETITRTYSVTDNCGNQITVTQLILITDPIMPTASNPAPVTVECIADVPAPDPTVVIDEADNNGVPTVAFVSDVSDGLTCPETITRTYSVTDACANQIMVTQQIIVNDITNPTGTAPANITVQCIADVPAADVTLITDEADNCTANPDVQFVSDVSDGNTCPETITRTYSITDDCSNTINVTQLIIVDDTTNPTASNPASVTVECIADVPAADPLVVIDEADNCSVPTVAFVSDASDGNTCPETITRTYSVTDNCGNTINVTQTIVVDDTTNPTASNPASVTVDVIANVPAADPLVVIDEADNCTLNPTVTFVSDVSDGLTCPETITRTYSVTDNCGNQITVTQTIIVSDIILPTASNPAGVTVECIADVPVPDPLVVIDEADNGGVPTVAFVSDVSDGNTCPETITRTYSVTDNCANQIMVTQQIIVNDITNPTGTAPANIAVQCIADVPVADVTLITDEADNCTANPDVQFVSDVSDGNTCPETITRTYSITDDCGNTINVTQLIIVDDTTNPTASNPASVTVECIADVPAANPAVVIDEADNCTASPLVQFVSDVSDGNTCPETITRTYSVTDNCGNQITVTQQIIVNDITNPTASNPAPINVSCASSVPAPNVSVVIDEADNCTASPVVAWVSDASDNNTCNGEIITRTYSVTDNCGNQITVTQQIIIGVTTPTVNAGVDVTLCEGEVVTLTASNPDAAVISWDNGVINSTAFTPPVGTTTYTVTATQCGGECSSTDQVDVVVNPLPDVVFMGDVLIGCDPLTVNFTNQTIPAGDNCTWNFGDGNATSGCGSVSNTYLTPGVYDVSLTVTTLEGCTSSASYADYITVIAQPEANFTMDNTTVTIDSPVVQFTNESLNADNYVWDFGDGSGSLQTDPEHTFPQIGNMEYTVTLVASNYAGCSDTATATIEVQDVLIFYVPNVFTPDGDGNNNTFYPVFTAGFDAYDYHLTIFNRWGEIVFESYNSTVGWDGTYGSQGLVEDGVYVWQIEFGDNKSDKRHRHRGHVTVLK; encoded by the coding sequence TTGATTACTGATCCAATCATGCCAACGGCGTCAAATCCGGCTCCTGTTACAGTAGAATGTATAGCAGATGTACCAGCACCGGACCCAACGGTGGTGATAGATGAGGCGGACAATAATGGAGTACCGACCGTTGCATTTGTGAGTGATGTATCAGATGGATTAACTTGTCCAGAGACGATCACAAGAACGTATTCAGTAACGGACAACTGTGCCAATGTAATCACAGTAACACAAACTATTACGGTGAATGATATCACTAACCCAACGGGGACAGCCCCGGCAAATATTACTGTTCAGTGTATAGCAGACGTACCGGCGGCTGATGTAACGTTGATTAACGATGAAGCAGACAACTGCACAGCAAATCCGGATGTACAATTTGTGAGTGATGTGTCAGATGGTAATACTTGTCCTGAGACTATTACAAGAACGTATAGCATCACGGACGATTGTGGCAACAGTATCAACGTAACCCAAACAATCGTTGTTGATGATACCACCAACCCAACCGCCACCGCCCCGGCAAACATCACGGTTCAATGTATAGCTGATGTACCTGTATCTGACCCGACATTGATTACCGATGAAGCGGACAACTGTTCAGTACCGACAGTAGCTTTTGTAAGTGATGCAAGCGATGGCAACACCTGCCCCGAGACCATAACAAGAACTTATTCAATCACGGATGCATGTGGAAACACCATCACGGTAACACAAACAATCGTGGTAGATGATACAACTAATCCGACAGCATCAAACCCGTCAAGTATAACAGTTCCCGGAGGCCCAGCCCCGGCGCCGGATCCAACGGTTGTTGTAGATGAGGCAGACAACTGCACGCTGAACCCAACAGTAGCCTTTGTGAGTGATGTAACAGATGGCAACTTGTGTCCAGAGACGATTACAAGAACGTATAGTGTAACGGACAATTGTGGTAATCAAATCACGGTAACCCAATTAATTTTGATTACCGACCCAATCATGCCAACGGCGTCAAATCCTGCCCCTGTAACGGTAGAATGTATAGGTGATGTACCGGCAGCGGATCCAACGGTGGTGATAGATGAGGCGGACAATAACGGAGTACCGACAGTAGCCTTTGTGAGTGATGTATCAGATGGCAACACATGCCCAGAGACTATTACAAGAACGTACTCAGTAACGGATGCATGCGCCAACGTGATACTGGTAACACAAACTATCACGGTGAACGATATTACTAACCCAACAGGAACCGCACCGGCGAACGTTACGGTGCAATGTATAGCTGATGTACCAGTGTCGGATGTCACCTTGATAACTGATGAGGCAGACAATTGCACGGCAAACCCGGTTGTAGCCTTTGTGAGTGATGTATCAGATGGTAATACCTGTCCTGAGACCATTACAAGAACGTATAGTATCACGGATGATTGCGGAAACACGATCAACGTGACACAGACCATCGTGGTGGATGATACCACCAATCCAACAGCGACAGCACCGGCAAACATTACCGTTCAGTGCATAGCAGATGTCCCTGCAGCAGACCCGACCTTGATTACCGATGAAGCGGACAACTGCTCAGTTCCAACAGTAGCTTTTGTAAGTGATGCAAGTGATGGCAATACTTGTCCTGAGACAATCACAAGAACGTACTCAATCACGGATGCATGCGGCAACATGATCACGGTAACCCAAACAATAGTTGTAGATGATACAACTAACCCGACAGCGTCAAACCCTGCAAGTGTAACAGTTCCCGGCGGACCTGTCCCGGCCCCGGACCCGACGGTGGTGATAGATGAGGCAGACAACTGCACGCTGAACCCAACGGTAGCCTTTGTAAGTGATGTAACGGACGGCAACTTGTGTCCTGAGACTATTACCAGAACGTATAGTGTAACGGACAATTGCGGCAATCAAATTACGGTAACGCAAACCATTTTGATTACTGATCCAATCATGCCAACGGCGTCAAATCCGGCTCCTGTTACAGTAGAATGTATAGCAGATGTACCGGCAGCAGACCCAACAGTAGTGATAGATGAGGCGGACAATAATGGAGTACCGACCGTTGCATTTGTGAGTGATGTATCAGATGGATTAACTTGTCCTGAGACGATCACAAGAACGTATTCAGTAACGGATGCCTGTGCTAACCAAATCATGGTAACACAACAAATCATGGTGAATGATATTACTAACCCAACGGGGACAGCCCCGGCAAATATTACTGTTCAGTGTATAGCAGACGTACCGGCAGCTGATGTAACGTTGATTACCGATGAAGCAGACAACTGCACGGCAAATCCGGATGTACAATTTGTGAGTGATGTATCAGATGGGAATACTTGTCCAGAGACTATTACAAGAACCTATAGTATCACGGACGATTGCTCAAATACGATCAACGTAACACAGACCATCGTTGTTGATGACACCACCAACCCAACCGCCACGGCCCCGGCAAACATAACGGTTGAGTGCATAGGCGATGTCCCTGCAGCAGACCCAACCTTGATTACCGATGAAGCAGACAATTGCACAGCAAATCCAACGGTAGCCTTTGTAAGTGATGTAAGCGATGGCAACACTTGTCCTGAGACCATTACAAGAACCTATAGTATTACGGATGACTGTGGCAATACGATCACAGTAACGCAAACTATTGTTGTAGATGATACAACCAATCCAACGGCATCAAACCCGGCAAGCATAACAGTTCCCGGCGGTCCTGCCCCGGCGCCGGATCCAACGGTTGTTGTAGATGAGGCAGACAACTGCACGCTGAACCCAACGGTAGCTTTTGTAAGTGATGTAACGGACGGCAACTTGTGTCCGGAGACTATTACAAGAACATATAGTGTAACGGACAATTGCGGCAATCAAATTACGGTAACGCAATTAATTTTGATTACTGATCCAATCATGCCAACGGCGTCAAATCCGGCTCCTGTTACAGTAGAATGTATAGCAGATGTACCAGCACCGGACCCAACGGTGGTGATAGATGAGGCGGACAATAATGGAGTACCGACCGTTGCATTTGTGAGTGATGTATCAGATGGATTAACTTGTCCAGAGACGATCACAAGAACGTATTCAGTAACGGATGCCTGTGCTAACCAAATCATGGTAACACAACAAATCATTGTGAATGATATCACTAACCCAACGGGAACAGCCCCGGCAAATATTACTGTTCAGTGTATAGCGGACGTGCCGGCAGCTGATGTAACGTTGATTACCGATGAAGCAGACAACTGCACGGCAAATCCGGATGTACAATTTGTGAGTGATGTATCAGATGGTAATACTTGTCCAGAGACTATTACAAGAACCTATAGTATCACGGATGATTGCTCAAACACAATCAACGTAACACAATTAATTATTGTTGATGACACCACCAATCCAACGGCGTCGAATCCGGCATCAGTGACGGTAGAATGTATAGCAGATGTACCGGCAGCAGATCCATTGGTAGTGATAGATGAAGCAGACAACTGCTCAGTTCCAACAGTAGCTTTTGTGAGTGATGCAAGTGATGGCAATACTTGTCCTGAGACCATAACAAGAACCTATAGTGTAACGGATAACTGTGGAAATACGATCAACGTGACCCAAACTATTGTTGTAGATGATACAACTAATCCAACAGCATCCAATCCGGCAAGTGTTACGGTAGATGTGATAGCCAATGTACCAGCAGCAGATCCATTGGTAGTGATAGATGAGGCAGACAACTGCACACTGAATCCAACGGTGACTTTTGTAAGTGATGTGTCAGATGGATTAACTTGTCCAGAGACGATTACCAGAACATATAGCGTAACGGATAACTGCGGTAATCAAATTACGGTAACGCAAACCATTATTGTATCAGACATCATTTTGCCAACGGCATCGAACCCGGCAGGGGTAACGGTAGAATGTATAGCAGATGTACCTGTGCCAGATCCATTGGTTGTGATAGATGAAGCGGACAATGGAGGAGTACCGACAGTTGCTTTTGTGAGTGATGTATCAGATGGCAATACCTGCCCTGAAACTATTACAAGAACATATAGTGTAACGGACAACTGTGCCAACCAAATCATGGTAACACAGCAAATCATTGTGAATGATATTACCAACCCAACGGGAACAGCACCGGCGAATATTGCGGTTCAGTGTATAGCCGATGTACCGGTGGCTGATGTAACGTTAATTACAGATGAAGCAGACAACTGCACGGCAAATCCGGATGTACAATTTGTGAGTGATGTATCAGATGGGAATACTTGTCCAGAGACGATAACAAGAACGTATAGCATCACGGACGATTGTGGAAATACAATCAACGTAACACAATTAATTATTGTGGATGACACCACCAATCCAACGGCGTCGAATCCGGCATCAGTGACGGTAGAATGTATAGCAGATGTGCCGGCAGCAAACCCTGCAGTTGTTATCGACGAGGCCGACAACTGCACGGCATCACCACTTGTACAATTTGTGAGTGATGTATCAGATGGCAATACGTGTCCTGAGACGATTACAAGAACGTATAGTGTAACGGACAACTGCGGAAATCAAATCACGGTCACACAACAAATCATTGTGAATGATATCACCAATCCAACGGCATCTAACCCTGCCCCAATCAATGTATCATGTGCATCAAGTGTACCGGCACCAAACGTATCGGTGGTGATAGATGAGGCGGATAACTGCACGGCATCACCGGTTGTAGCGTGGGTATCAGATGCATCAGACAACAACACCTGCAACGGAGAAATCATCACGCGAACATATAGCGTGACAGATAACTGCGGCAATCAAATTACGGTGACCCAACAAATTATTATTGGTGTAACCACACCGACAGTAAACGCAGGAGTTGATGTTACATTATGCGAAGGAGAAGTAGTCACCCTTACAGCAAGTAATCCGGATGCTGCGGTTATTAGCTGGGATAACGGAGTAATCAACAGCACTGCATTCACGCCACCGGTGGGCACAACAACCTATACTGTAACGGCTACTCAATGTGGTGGAGAATGTTCATCAACCGATCAGGTAGACGTGGTTGTTAATCCGCTTCCGGATGTGGTGTTTATGGGGGATGTTTTGATAGGGTGCGATCCGTTGACAGTAAACTTTACCAATCAAACAATACCTGCAGGTGACAATTGTACTTGGAATTTTGGAGACGGTAATGCAACGTCAGGATGTGGCTCGGTGAGCAATACTTACCTCACCCCAGGTGTTTATGATGTGAGTTTGACAGTGACAACACTTGAAGGATGTACTTCATCAGCAAGCTATGCAGATTATATTACTGTAATAGCACAACCAGAGGCAAATTTCACCATGGATAATACAACAGTAACGATAGACAGCCCGGTGGTACAATTCACCAATGAATCACTAAATGCAGATAATTATGTTTGGGATTTTGGAGATGGATCAGGTTCATTGCAAACAGATCCGGAGCATACTTTCCCTCAAATTGGAAACATGGAGTACACTGTAACACTGGTTGCATCAAACTATGCCGGATGTTCAGACACTGCAACAGCAACTATTGAAGTGCAGGATGTGTTGATTTTCTATGTTCCAAATGTATTTACACCTGACGGAGATGGTAATAATAATACGTTCTATCCGGTATTTACAGCAGGCTTTGATGCGTATGATTATCACCTAACCATTTTCAACCGCTGGGGAGAGATTGTGTTTGAATCATACAACTCAACTGTAGGCTGGGATGGTACTTATGGAAGTCAAGGATTGGTGGAGGATGGAGTGTATGTATGGCAGATTGAATTTGGAGATAACAAATCAGACAAACGTCACCGTCACAGAGGACACGTAACAGTATTGAAATAA
- a CDS encoding SPOR domain-containing protein: MQDLDHHIIHLLQRHDCVIVPGFGGFIGSYEPASLHEVSGKIFPPCKRIIFNSSLTRHDGLLAHEIASANAISYEQAIEQITATIVHWKSKLQHGERIELSEIGFLYTHIDKIVFEQSIERNLLLSSYGLIPVTYHAVSKKILTEKSEEITAKKVHDSAISVEKKSSSSAEEKLPKKKETPVITMRVSEPIVEVKKEEDKVIPIQKQVIKKKKNWKYALAAAVVLPAMFYSYWIPMKTDMLSTGKIHLSDFNPFHKKQTETYQQRDHQFTIDLSTDWKSLDELTSSLPDHVSVYSLEINEEIYIPVELEKQVANTAETSTPVLASGDFHVIAGCFSVEQNAERQVEKLKSGGYSALIFDHENGLYRVSAGDFTTESDAESFRTKLESEGYSTWILKP, encoded by the coding sequence ATGCAGGATCTGGATCATCATATTATTCATCTTCTACAACGACATGACTGCGTTATTGTGCCGGGTTTTGGTGGTTTTATAGGCAGCTATGAACCGGCGAGTTTGCATGAGGTTTCAGGAAAAATATTCCCCCCGTGTAAAAGAATTATATTTAACAGTAGTTTAACCCGACATGACGGGCTATTGGCGCATGAAATAGCAAGTGCAAATGCAATTAGTTACGAGCAGGCCATTGAGCAAATCACAGCTACCATCGTTCATTGGAAAAGCAAATTACAACATGGTGAACGAATTGAATTATCTGAAATTGGTTTTCTTTATACACATATTGATAAAATAGTATTTGAGCAAAGTATTGAAAGAAATTTGTTGCTCAGTTCGTATGGTTTAATTCCGGTTACATATCATGCAGTAAGCAAGAAAATCTTAACAGAAAAATCTGAAGAAATCACAGCTAAAAAAGTACATGATTCAGCAATTTCAGTTGAGAAAAAATCATCTTCAAGTGCTGAAGAAAAATTGCCAAAGAAAAAAGAAACACCGGTGATTACCATGCGTGTGTCTGAGCCAATAGTTGAGGTAAAGAAAGAAGAAGACAAGGTAATTCCAATTCAAAAACAGGTAATAAAAAAGAAGAAAAACTGGAAGTATGCCTTAGCTGCTGCAGTAGTTTTACCTGCCATGTTCTACTCATATTGGATACCTATGAAAACGGACATGTTATCTACCGGTAAAATACATTTATCAGATTTTAATCCCTTTCATAAAAAACAGACTGAAACATATCAGCAACGTGATCATCAATTTACAATTGATTTGAGTACTGATTGGAAATCATTAGACGAGTTAACATCAAGTTTACCTGACCACGTTTCAGTATATAGTCTTGAAATCAACGAAGAAATATATATTCCAGTTGAACTTGAGAAGCAAGTTGCAAACACTGCGGAAACCTCAACACCCGTTTTGGCAAGTGGAGATTTTCACGTGATTGCCGGCTGCTTTTCTGTTGAACAAAATGCTGAAAGACAAGTTGAAAAATTAAAATCAGGCGGTTATTCTGCGTTGATATTTGATCATGAAAATGGTTTGTATCGAGTAAGCGCGGGAGATTTTACCACTGAATCTGATGCTGAAAGTTTTCGAACCAAACTAGAATCTGAAGGTTATTCTACCTGGATTTTAAAACCCTAA
- a CDS encoding aminopeptidase encodes MKRIVIILALFFSASPFAQEFTTNTEGSEYKFEKLVHLDATPVQSQGWTGTCWSFSALSFFESEIKRSGKGEHVLAEMYIVYQAYLGKAEKYIRTDGNTNFDEGGAFHDIPWVISRFGIVPNEVFTGLNYGTKGHNHSELTSVLKGAVNGLLEHRKNLGENQGLTTAWLDAVRGILNAYLGYLPENAEEFKFKYNGKDYNPLTFRDELGLNMDNYYSLTSFTNHELYQECRLEIADNWVWDKSYNVTMDELWAAAEYSLMQGYTFAWAADVSEDYFDFRNAIALVPKDKSTIFVEGENNKNFSDAGSAKKSSCFTTPVEEDVITTEMRQLAYDNKRTTDDHGMHAVGLYKDAAGKKWLLIKNSWGTSNDCDGYMFISEAYFKYKTINIYLHKEAIPKDLKKKIGIE; translated from the coding sequence ATGAAAAGAATCGTTATTATTCTGGCGCTGTTTTTTAGTGCATCGCCATTTGCGCAAGAGTTCACTACCAATACTGAAGGCAGTGAATACAAGTTTGAAAAACTGGTTCATTTAGATGCAACACCGGTTCAGTCTCAAGGATGGACAGGAACCTGCTGGAGTTTTTCAGCCTTGTCATTTTTTGAGTCTGAAATAAAAAGATCAGGTAAAGGTGAACATGTTTTGGCTGAGATGTATATCGTGTATCAGGCATACCTTGGAAAAGCTGAAAAATATATTCGTACAGATGGCAATACTAATTTTGATGAAGGTGGTGCATTTCATGATATTCCTTGGGTAATATCTCGTTTTGGAATTGTACCTAATGAAGTTTTTACCGGGTTGAATTACGGAACCAAAGGACATAATCATTCTGAACTCACTTCAGTATTAAAAGGTGCAGTGAATGGCTTGCTTGAGCACCGTAAAAATCTTGGGGAAAATCAAGGATTGACAACGGCTTGGTTAGATGCCGTGCGCGGAATTTTGAATGCCTACTTAGGATATCTCCCTGAAAATGCTGAAGAATTTAAATTCAAATACAATGGTAAAGATTATAACCCTTTAACATTCCGTGATGAACTTGGTTTAAACATGGATAATTATTATTCTCTGACTTCATTCACTAATCATGAATTATATCAAGAATGTCGGTTGGAAATTGCAGACAATTGGGTTTGGGACAAATCATACAATGTTACTATGGATGAGTTATGGGCAGCCGCTGAATATTCGTTGATGCAAGGTTATACTTTTGCTTGGGCAGCTGATGTGTCTGAAGATTATTTTGATTTCAGAAATGCCATTGCCTTAGTACCAAAAGATAAATCAACCATTTTTGTTGAAGGTGAAAACAATAAAAATTTCTCAGATGCAGGTTCGGCTAAAAAATCATCTTGTTTTACAACACCTGTTGAAGAAGATGTGATCACAACTGAAATGCGTCAGTTGGCTTATGATAATAAACGCACTACAGATGACCACGGTATGCATGCAGTAGGTTTGTATAAGGATGCTGCCGGAAAAAAATGGTTGCTAATTAAAAATTCTTGGGGCACATCGAATGACTGTGATGGGTACATGTTTATTTCTGAAGCATATTTTAAATACAAAACAATCAATATCTATTTGCACAAAGAAGCAATTCCAAAAGATTTGAAAAAGAAAATAGGAATTGAATAA